The proteins below come from a single Papaver somniferum cultivar HN1 chromosome 11, ASM357369v1, whole genome shotgun sequence genomic window:
- the LOC113325140 gene encoding uncharacterized protein LOC113325140 has product MKQVCFYSSLVFILLVILVNFHGGHVHGAGLINTACKNAVTEFQEKVTYSFCVASLEANPKSKNYGIEDLAVLAYEHATEKGISVNSYIHQLLKDGKQSSDVMVRLKGCSRDYKDIGSLMKDATRSFRGGDTEGGATGLDTVENIVLSCQGRFDGGFTSPLAKEDSEFLQHIYISYTITEMIQALWPPA; this is encoded by the coding sequence ATGAAGCAAGTTTGTTTCTATTCGTCTTTGGTGTTCATTCTTCTTGTTATTCTCGTGAACTTTCATGGAGGTCATGTTCATGGTGCTGGTCTAATAAATACTGCATGTAAGAATGCGGTAACAGAGTTTCAAGAAAAGGTAACATATAGTTTTTGTGTAGCATCTCTGGAAGCCAACCCTAAAAGTAAAAATTATGGTATTGAAGACCTTGCTGTATTAGCATATGAACATGCTACGGAGAAAGGAATTTCGGTTAATTCATACATCCATCAGCTTTTGAAAGATGGAAAACAAAGTTCAGATGTAATGGTCCGTTTGAAAGGTTGCTCGCGGGATTATAAGGATATTGGCAGTCTTATGAAAGATGCAACTAGATCCTTCCGTGGTGGAGATACTGAAGGTGGCGCGACAGGACTGGATACTGTCGAGAATATTGTGCTTTCATGTCAAGGACGTTTTGATGGTGGATTCACTTCTCCATTGGCAAAAGAAGATAGTGAATTCCTTCAACATATTTATATTTCATATACGATTACTGAGATGATTCAGGCCCTTTGGCCTCCTGCTTAA